The DNA sequence CAAACTGAATAAATGCAAATCCCCGAGGTTCCCTACATAGAAGTTCAAAAAAAACTTAGTACAGTACAAAGAAGCAGAGATTAAGAGTGAGCAAAGACAGAATGTATGAGGGCAATGACTTTTCAAAATTAGCATAGTAAGTTACCACCACAGTGCCATTACTCTGTACACATATCTTACGTCAGCTCTTGAGCACTTCCACTTAAGTGGATGCTGAATTTAAGAAAAGCAGGTAAACTCGAAGCTTAGTGGCTGACCTTTTCTTTATAGTCAAGTATGAAAGGCAACTTCAAAATATGCAAGTAACTTGGAAATTCTTCTCATTCTTTAAGAAGCACTTGAAATCAACGTTGCCCAcaaattcttcacattcttgtGATTATAAGCACTTGAAATCAACGTAGTCCTCACCAAACTTCTATTTGATTGTTGTAATTATATAATTTCACTTCATAAAAAAGAACATTCTTCATTGACATTACTCCTACGCTTGGAATACCACTATGTTAGGCAATGATAAACAGTAGGCCTTCATCAAATGTGAGGCTTGGGCTTGTTTTAACTTCGAAAACACCCCTGACAAACCAGTTCAAATATTCACtatgaaaaaggaaaataaatatttcaaaaaatagTTTACGAAATTCCACACACATGTAATATATTCCCTGCTTGTATATTCTAACCAAGAATGCCAACATGTAGGAAGTACGAAATTTGAAAGAACTAAAATTTCAAATGGCAATCTTATCAACCACGTTTCACTTGTTGACCTCAAACAAATCATAGGAACTATAAGCATGATGTGTAAATAGATGCCGACCTCAAACCAACTAATTCACCCATTTGAAGCTTTTATATAATCTGGATAGTGCTCATTCAATTGTCAAACATAGCAAGCTCAGGTTCATTTTCAAGATTATAACCTACAACACCATTATCGATGCATCGAACACGCATTGACAAAATTAAAGCTCACCCAGTATAGTAGTCCTTGGGAATGTAGACATCCCGAACTTCCCCATATCTTTCAAAGGGAGCTCTCAGCTCTTCAGCTCTGCAAAATTAGACAAAAAACCCCAAATGTCAGAAAACAGACCAGCaaacaaatcaaaccaaaaattcaaacttttctttCACAGGACCTGCAATCCAGAGGAATGTTCCGGACCAAAAGACTTCCATTATTCTGTTCCTTGCGCCTTCTTGGGGGGCTTCTTCCTCGCCCACCTCCTCCGCCGCCGCCGTAGCTCCTCCTCGGAGGACTATAGTACTGTGGGCTGTACCTCCTCATATCCAATACTGCAAAAAGTACCCAAATTGATTGGTTTCACGATCACATAGCAACAAGAAGCAACGATTGGAATCAGGGTTTTGTCAATTTCTCTGATAGGATGAAGACTTTGAAGATTCGAGAGAAGAGATTTACCTGTGAGTTTCTGAACACAGTGAATCGTACGGACGATGAGAGAGCTTCGAAGAAAGCGTACTTTTTTGGATCTGAATTCTCTGAAGGGAAAGACTTTCGAAACCCTGATTTTTAAGAGCCCCGAGTCTACGGTAGAGTCTTCAGGCACTCCATCTGATGACGTACTTTTGGTGGGCCGTTGGGCCGGGTTTCTGTGACCAGTTTTTGGGCCCTTAATTTCACTTCCTGCTAGCACACGTCCTGAATATTCTCCTACTGAATCAAAAACTACATCTTTGTCTTCTAtccaatgtttaaaatatcggtatCGATGAAAATATCGAAAGATAAATTTATGGAAATATCAGTAGATATATCGAATATCGATTGCTTTCGATGGAAATGATGAAATTTGCTCAAAAACATGggaatttgaaattattttttagggaaTGTTATATGAAGCTACAACACACGTATGAATCAAGAATTAATGATTAGATACTGTGTAAACAATAAGTATGTGAtatgtgagaagaaaaactttaaTATAGTGACAAGTAATAAAGTAAAGCATTTCACtagaaataataaattatacatATCTTAATTGAAATTTTCGTCACGAAAGCAGCACACGTTTTATTGAAgtaaactaataccataaagaaagaaatttaaaataaaaaaaaaaaaaaaaaaaaaaaacaatgcaaAAGGCTCATGCATATTTCCTGCAAACCCTAGATATTTCCTTAAAATATCGAAAATATCGagaaatttgattaatttccGAAAATATCAGGGATATGAGGTGAAGTTTAGATTTCATCCCCTCTTTCCATATTATTCCCTGAATTTTTGGATATTTCCATGGAAATATCGAGCATATTCAGGATATTTCAAACACTGCTTCTATtacaacaaaaaagttaaggatattaacgtaatttcacaaaacaattttttttttaaacctcacCTACATATAAGTttatcatctttttttttttagataataAAAAACATCTCTCCTCACTCtcacttctctctcactctcttcctctcaccTTCAATTTAAAACAACCAAAGTATAAAATTTCACACACTTTATATGTGGGCATAtactatttattattattattattttgaataaacgatattatctacgctaaagaaaaataatgaacttaacctcacaataagaagtaataatgtagttcaaactcgttcttaattattaaatttgtcTTCTCAATTATCGAATTTGTTTTAGTATGCTTCTTCACGAATTATAAGATGAGGTATTTTACAGGGTATTCAAATACTATAAATTGTTCCTTTTATTTCGTTTTGTGGGATTATAAGAGATTTTACACCATAAAATACATCTTCTAGAATATAGAGACGATAATTTGGTGTTATGGCAAGAAAAAAACTGCCAAAATTTTTTGAAAGGGGGAGGATCAGTACGTTACTCCCCCAAATCAAGATTGGTGGCTTCACTGTTCATTAGgctcttgaagtgtttttatataaaacttAAGTTATTCTTGTATTATAGTTATTTAGATATAAGACCAGTGATGTAGTTAATTATTAGATTTTGAGATTTCGCTTAACATTTTAGGTTCATTGACTTCTGATCCAACTAAGCAATTTTCCTATTTTATAACGATGACTTAGCTTGTTTTTAAGGATGTATGTTTACAACTTTTCCGAATATCATTTATacccttttgagtacattttgcacctgatgtgcaaatattttttaaaatcatggAAATTCttgcaataaaaaatagtacgcagctaacaaataaataaattgcaaGGTTTAAAATTTAACCCCATGTTTTTAGCTAAGTCACAGGATTAACCCTGAAGTTTCTCCAGTGCTTTTACCACTTCATCCATATTTGGCCTACACCTGGGTTCTATTGATAAGCATTGGCTTGCAAGGTTAGCTGCTCCAAGAGTCTACCCCCACAGAGTACTGGCCTTCAAGACGATCATCGAAAATTCGGACAACTTTACGTTTGCTGGCAAGGTAACGCCTCGCCCATTCGACTAAATTTTGTTCCTCAGATGGCCGGTTCTTGTCCACAGCTCGTCTGCCAGTCAGCGTTTCAAGCAGAACAACTCCGAAACTATACACATCACATTTCGCGGTACAATCACCTTCGGAAAGCGAATGAAGAACAACTGATTACTCGGGTTGTTTTTGTGTATGAACACGAACAATCTCTTAACTAAACAAAAGATACCTGTGGCTATATACTCAGGAGCTGCATAACCATGTGTTGCCATGAAGTCTGTTGAAACATGGTTTCTATAACTTGCTGATCGATCCTCGCCAACACAAAAATTATAAAGCTTGGCACCGTAGGTAGGGATGGGCAAGTACTCATTGATCATAGGTAACTGCGGTTATCTGTCCATTTAAATTTGACGGttatggttatgggtaaccgtttagataaataaatggttatgggtataaccgtttacccgtgaaattgacggttatgggtattacccgcggttataaacgggtacccatttaaccgtttattttaatatatgtaaaacttaaaaaaataaaataaaatattagtttctaactaggtttagtatcccgagatatatttggttataaagggtcatataatatatatatatatatatatatatatatatatatttatgcctcatttgagagaaaaaatatagttgatagaacgagttaatttttaatatatgtaattgATTATGCTAAAGCATTAGAGTGTTCgacaattttgttttggagtcttttagagttttgaccaattcaagataatgattaccttgagcatttagaaacatgttattaCCAGATGATGCgtacctatatatattattagaGTTGTTAGAGATTGAAGTCAAACGGGAgtcatatattattttgtttattttctttactaGTATCAGATAAGAGAAATGAACGTAGGGAGGGACATATGAGGAAAACATGATTATTACTTTatgctttttatctttttgtacTACTCATATGATACAAACATACGTCTCTTTTAATGTATGTAAAAGGCTTATacaccaaaacaataaaaaccaaacttctaTTATTTAAACAATATAATTTTGACTTCTATTCTTCCACTTTCCACTATTAGCCATATGTGGGCATCCACACCAATTTCACAAAAGAAATCactacttgagtatttatagtCTCAACAACTACTAATGTTAGTGAgaaacaattcaagaattaattacaaaaaaaaaaaaaaaaaaaggcacaactttgtattacttgtaggGCAAGTAAccccattatttttcttaaaaaaggcACAAGGTACGGAGAAATATCATCATAGTAATTCTCAAGCCTATCTTTTCTCTTTATGCAGCTGCACCCCCCTTTCTCTCATTCAGTTAAATTTAGGTCATAACGCATTATTAAACACGCTCCTGACACTGAGCTAAGGAACTGAATGCTTATTTACTACAAAGTCGTTCACAATAATCATCAAGCAATCCAAGTAATCTATAAAACATGGTTTCAATTTCGATATTTTTTCAGCAATGATTACATGAAACAttcaccatgaagcatgaactctaattttacattttttttttctttcaaattatagattcaacttaaatttattgttcttataattgtggtgaattgaatatgcatgaataagagaagaaaaaaaaatgggatttttCAAACCCTACACGCATGGGAGCCGCAACATGAAGCCGCGCTGCCCCAACCACCAAGTCGTTCTTGCTCCAAAACTCTAAGGTCCAAAATAAAGCCATTTTGCATCACCTTTCTTACAGACCTGGGCTGCCTGCAATCGACCCGCAACCCAATTAGACATATGCATCAAACTGTCCcgcttgttttctttttcttttgggcctTGTTTTATTTATGGCTCACATGAAATAACAAGCACATGGGTTAGGCCTTGTTTTTCACTTTTTCCTTCTTAGTCCAATAATTGGGTATATAATCTGTTAACCCATTTACTTCTCATTTGTTGCCCAGAAACCCAACAACCACTCTTTTGGGCTTGCAAGCCACGACAACACCATATTTTGGGTCGTCACTCATTCTTTTCACACATAGATCCCGAAGCTATTCCCGTTCGCTACATACgtatattgtgtttgtttgcaggTATCATGAACCTAGAGTTCGTACTTAAACTCgaacttgaaattttgaaaataagtgtTATAGAAATTCGAAGTTTCAAAAAACAATACACCCGTAAAAATCCAGAGTTCTTGTATGTgatttgttaggattacatgtagatgatacttttaaaaacaactgtaaaatttagtttgtgcaaattactttattgtccataattttattttgtgatagaagacaaaaatgttttttcaccctcttatatttgacaaaaaaagtttCATTAATATATGGTTTAAATTAAGTCTTCCTTACAAATCTATTATGTGTAAATAAACTGGCTTGAAATATGTCTAATTttatggaaagagatcctctccggatcccttccaccaaatccactcAATCAATCGATCCAGGGCCTtaaattttgatccaacggctacaaacagggagcccctttaaaagttataataattttagccgttggactaaatttcaagggtctgaattaggtgattgggtggatttagtggaagagatccggaaatgattcatttcccaattttatggcctaacaattaaattagtccaatttttagttatttttttatttaggtccaTGAATAGGACTCCATGTGTCAgcactttttgttgttaggttgatactttgcattgtgattactattttactttactatagctattcaatggaaaaagaaaaaaaaaatttgatacgatcggtactttggtAGCGATTCTTTGAAAAAATAATCGCTCCAAATATAGCGACTGATATGGAAAAAAGTCGCTATATTCCTACCGATCCCTCCccttccaaattttttttttcagttttttatttatttaattttattttgttaatgtttcttttacatTATACCCATCTCAAAACATACGGATCAAGATCCTCTTCTGAGTAAAGGGTGAGGATTCTCCTGACCAAGCCCatcgggccgttgaaattttatccaacagtTACAAACAAGGGgctcctttaaaagttataataattgtagccgttggataaaatttcaacggcccaATGAACTTGGTCAAGAGGATCCtcactagggatgggcaaataccCATTGATTATGGAcggataaccgcggttacccataAAGACACGTCGCATACGAACTCCATTGACTGTTGCATTAATACGGAAGTTCCTTGTGGCTGTTTTCAGTTCATCAATGCAGAAGCTCTTCAAGTTGAAGGGCTGCAAGATCTCACCCTCTATCTGTGGAGTTGAAGGCACCGAGACAGACGAAACCCTCACATTCGAATTCAATCCTGGACATGTAAATGTTAGCATGCCATATATTACTTGTAACTTGTAGGCTATGGTGTACTAGTAACTAACAACTAAAGAGTCATTTTCAATGTGTACTAAAATTCATCAATCATATACAACACACGATTTTTTATCTATGCAATCAGCTAAAGAGTGAATGAATCGCAAGTCGCAAACCTACCATCGCGAGGTGGGTTCGAAGGTGAATCTTCATTAGCTGGTTTCTTGTCTATGCAATCAGCAGCTGCAGTTAATTGGGGCGCATTACTCGAATGGCTATTAATAAATGTTGTCTCGCTAGCATTATCCCTCCCAGTATTCTCATGCGTTGTGTCCACAGCGAAATCCCCGCGTTTCACCTTAGTGTACCCTTTCACGCTTGTGCGAATCCCGCCACTCATGGTGGTCAATATCTATGAAACTGTCCTCAATAACTGAAACTTGAAATGAAACTATTACCCTTAACGATCAGTGTTTGATAACTGTTTCGTATTTTGTTCTAAGTTGTTTTCACTTTCCTCATCTCTCcaacacaaaaatgaaaactaaaaacgaaaaaataaaatggtcaTCAAACAGACCATAACAttcatttaataaaattttcagaaCTTCATAGGTAAATATGAACTCAATTGATTTGAGTACTGCTGCACTCCATAAAACATGTTCTGTATTCCAAACTCAGATGATATGCAGCCTTTTCATCGAATTGCAAATTTGTTAATCAACTAAAAGAGAGCAATCCCAAGCCAACAACGGGGATGAATGTTTATCCTACACAGCCTTATCCTTGTTAATCAACTAAGGTTATTTAAATCGAAGATGAGCAGTTGTAAAATTAAAACGATCATATAAATTTACATGATGACGCATATACAAGTAAAAATGAATTCAAAGGCCGATGAATGTAATGAAAACTCACGGTCGATGATCGAGGAGGGAGTCGAGGGACCGAGTAAAGGGGACTGCAGAGAGGTCGTCATGCAACTGCAAGGCGGAGGAGAAACAAGTAACAAGAACAAAGATTACCAAGTTTACATATTACAGTTGACCAGACACATTTTGTAACCATGTTTTTTTATTGGAAATTTCTACACAATCATAGACAGCATATATAACAGACTTTTCAACGTTTTCATTGAATACAATAGCGATGCAAAACCAAAcccacgaaaaaaaaaaaactaataacaGAATGAGTTTTGAAATTTCCAACAAGCGATGCATGCCCGCTGTCTAACTGGTCCAACACCGATAGTGTCCCCATCTTAACCACCCTAGGTCGCGTTTCGGAATCGGCTGCTGCTTATCATTCATATAATTATCTCCAACAGAAGACAAACAAAATGAGAGTTTGCTAGAAACTGGTTCTTCATGAAACTTGGTTTGGGACTGGAAGTTTAATTTAATCATGGAGCATCAGTTAGTTTATCAAATCAAGGGGAAATAATGGGAGATGATTTTTGAAGGCTAAATGTAACCGGGCAGACGACAAAAAGAATTGGAGCTAAACTTTTTGTTGAGCCAAGTTTTCTTGTGCAGACTGTTTTTGTTGAACTGCAATTACCTAAACGGAAGGTAAGTCCCACATCGACGAGAGCGTGAAGAACGAGGTAGAATAGGCAATATAAAAAAAAGCGGCGTGTCAAATGTTAAACTCACGGAGCCATGCGTTGAGCACATAGCAAACTATTCTTTCGCCTTTTACTAAAGAATACCGTGTGTTCATAGCTTGAAGTGGCATACGCTTATTTTTGGAGGGGTGCACCTCTGTGGGTGCCCCTTACAATTGTAGTTAATGATTTGAAGTACAGCTGGGTCTAATTTAAAGACGGAAATATGAGTGCAAAATTGTGAAATGCGTCGACTAATGCATTTGGGTGTCGGAAATTATGAAAGAGTGCTTAAATTTGTTGGGGTATCCGTCTAGATGCTTAGATTGCGAGGGCATCAGACAGTGACTTTGATTcatttagatagaaaatagatattTAAACACACATTATACGTTTGCTGATCAAGATCAATgtttcattatgttctaatacttcataatatatgtcattttattttctagtttatgatgaaattatatatattgtaggTATAaacacacttatttacacgaaatacaatagatttacttaaatatGTGCTAGGCCTCAGTCCGCCACCCGactagcatcttttagaactACACTCTAAAAACTAGAACAGTATAATATACGGCTCTAGATGTTTTAAAGATTCCGCTACGGGTACGGGCATACAACTGAATAAGGATTTCTACGTACGGAGCTGCTTGAGTAGAAGCTGTTGTGGTGTACAGAGATCCATGCTTGCCGCTGGCATGGCGTAAATAAGGACCATGCGCGCGAGAGGCGTTGAAGGTCTGTCATCATTCTGGTGCTTCGTTTGGGTTGGACAAGGTGAAGAGTGTGAGTGGCCAAAACCTCAGCTTGATGTGGTCTACTTAGTTCCTCATATTCCAGGCTCAGAAACAAAAAATGCTTGAGAGAAAAGTAACCAGGAAGgcattcacaaaacaaaattgtacATTATTCAACAGTCTGCAGTTACATACTCGTTACAAGATACAGTATTCAATATACACACTATCCGCTTCCTTCTTCCtatttcttttccttccctttCCTTTCAGACTGAATCCCAGTTTTCCCTTGAACCAATCAAACTAATGACAAAGCATGCATGGATTATGAATGTCTCATGCTGGGGTGGGGGAAGCGGATGCCCTGGGACGATGAGGAGTTGCTGCATTGTTGACTCCGTTGATGCTGTGTCTGCGATGTTTGGGAGCGTggtttgaatgtgcatgaggGTTTGGGTGATGTTCATTTTGGGAGATACCTGAGCCCTCCGAGTCACTGGGCTCCTGAAGTTGCTCCAACGCTTTTACCACGTCATCCATGGTTGGCCTAACTTTGGGTTCTACAGCTAAGCATCGAATTGCAAGGTTAACAGCTCTGAGAGCTTCATCCAAAGAGTACTGGCCTTCAATACGACCGTCAAAAATTTGAGTAACTTTGCGTTTGCTTGCAAGGTAAGGTTTGGCCCACTCAACTAAATTGTGCTCTCCTGATGGCCGGTTCTTGTCCACAGCTCGTCTGCCAGACAATAGTTCGAGCATAACAACCCCAAAGCTATACACGTCACTTCTCGCAGTTAAATGacctaaaaaaaaagaagaaataaggaTCAGCAGGGAGCAATCATGCATTCTTGTCATATTTAAGAAGAAAATACAGCCATATGGTTGCTGCAGCACTGATCAAGATGATGAAGACATCAGGACGAAAGCTCTTATTAAGCAGAAgtgtgaaaggaaaaaaaattgtttcaacAGATTTTTACCTACCACAGCGAAGTCAGGAGTAAGTCAATCACGTATCCAAAAAGTACAGCGGAACTTTCTGCAACTATATGGAGGTGAAAAAAATGAACaggaaaatcaaaaccaaaagctGGTCATTCCTTAGGGTACTGCAGTAGGGAAATCTTCAAGGAAGGGCAGGATAATATGTAGGCTGTAGCAGAAGGTTTCAGATGCAACATAGGTATTGAGTAGAAATGAAGTAAATGGGAAACAGACACCAATGTACTACATACGAAGACTGGATAATGTCATAGTCCATGACGGTATTagtcttttgtttttctttctaaaattgATCGAAGCCTGGCTGTGGTTAGAACCTAGAAATATTTGGTTACAACTTTGGTGAAAGGTAGATGAAGCTGTAAACAAATATCCCCCATTTTTAAGGGTAGGTTGCTTTTGTATGTGAACTCAATCCTGTTAACTAAACGTACCTGTGGACATATACTCAGGCGCCGCGTAACCATATGTCCCCATGACTCTTGTTGAGACATGGCTTTTATCACCGGCTGGGCCATCCTTGGCTAGACCAAAATCAGAAAGTTTGGCATTGTAGGTCTgttgtttttcaattaaaattgtGTGAGCAAGTCTTACCAGAATTCTTCTAGAAGCAATAAAACTCAACAATTAAAAGTTTCAGTTACCGAATCGAGCAGGATATTAGCAGTTTTGAAGTCCCGATAGATCACTTTTGCCTTGTCACTGTGAAGAAATGCTAGGCCCTTAGCAGCTCCGAAAGCAATCTTCATACGAAGGTTCCAGGAAAGTGGTTGAAAGTAAGACGCCCCTGTTCCACCAATAACATTTTAAGTCACTAAATTATACTTACATAGTTCATACTGAAATATTTGATATCCTTAACAATGTCTTACTTTAATAGATCAAAAGGCTAAAGAGCGAGGGAAGTTCATAACTCACTTCTAAACAGATGGTTATCCAAGCTTCCGCGAGGCATAAATTCATACACCAAAAGACGGTGGTCATCCTCTAAGCAGTAACCAATCAACCTTACAAGATTTTCGTGATGCAGCTGCCCAAGGTAGTTGATTTCCGTCTACAGTTCAAGAGGCTCCACAAAGTCAATAAATTATTCTGTGAAAATATTACGTGTAACAACTATAACGCAAGAGGATTCATTAAGATTGGTTCAATATATTAGCCTTTCGACCTAAACACATATATTCCTCTATGGGGGACTCTGAGAAATTGATGGTCAATGCATATTAgattttcaaatatttgattgcaccaaaaacaaataaaaaagatattCGGAAAGTGCCTGTAAGCAAAAGAAGGATAGATCATAGAAGTGATACTCACCAACCATTCTTTGTGACCCTGGAGACCTTCTTGGTTAAGCCTTTTCACAGCAATAACCATGCCAGTACCGGGCTTGGCAGCTGTTAATGAATTCTCATCTACCCACCCCTTATAAACAGAGCCGAAACCACCTTCACCCACCATACTATCAGGACGGAAGTTCCTGGTGGCAGTTTTCAGGTCATTGAAGGCGAAGCTCTTCAAATTGCAGGATTGCAAGATCTCGTCCTCTGTCCGAGGAGTTGAAGTCACTGAGACGGACGACACCTTGCTATTTGAATGTAATCCTACATATTTCAAATACCATATAATGCTCAACATTCAGTCATCATATATAAGTTCTAACAAGAATCTATAACATCACAATATAAAAGAGTAAGGCTAAGTTAGTTGTTCCTGTATATGGTACAAAAACTTAAATCTCAAATTTGGCATCGATTGACTTTCAACAACAAAATGGTTAGCTTCGGATGATGCCACAGCTTATGAAGTACCATGGTAATCTAACATGGTACTCGAGGTTCGGTTCCAAGAGGTCTTGCTTTTCCATATGAGGAAATTTAAACAgaacaaaaatggaaaattacGAAGATCATTAATTACAAATAAATTTCCAAGTTTCTCCTTGAAATTTCAATATCTTAAACCGGAGCAGTAAAAGTCACATAAACCAAGAAGCAGGACTGATCAGAACAGCATCAGaacaaaattcccaaaaaaaaagaaaaaaaaaaacagcaagcTAAGCTATAGCTGCTATAAACTCCAAAACTGCATGTTGCATTAATCAAACACAACCAACTTTGATCAAGGTTCCAAACTTTTAATTAACAGAGTTAAGAAACTAAATGATGAATGTTAAACTTGATGAAACTTAATTACCATTATGATGGGGGCTGTCAGCTTTAATTCTAGAACTTAAGCAAGAACCCATCACCAGAAAACGTCCCAAGAACACGTCTTTCGAGACCCAACTGccagaagaggaggaaaaaataGAAACCCAAGTTTGCAAACAAGTTGCAAAGCGCAAGCAAAAGCAGAAGACCGTGAATCAAAGATGATGGTCTCACCAATCAGTGTgaacgctctctctctctctcggctAGGCTTTTTCACAAACACCTAGCTGTCAAGAGCACGAAATAACTCAGCAATTGAATAGTggaaaaaattgaagagatcAAAGAAAAGCTCTGTGCTTTGAATATAGAAGATTTTTGAGGTACATGTGGGggtgtttggttgctgggaaaGTTCTTTTATTCGACCTTTGGGAAGGACAAAAGTGTGAGAGGTTTGACTTGCCATTCCCCACTTGAGCGTTTCTTTTGGTGTTTTCTTTATCTGCACGCAGCACGTTGGTGGATTGGAAAATggtaaaaagaaaagagtgTTCAATGGGGCTTATCCAAATTACGTGCTGtctgcatctctctctctctctctctctctagtggGTGCGTGTGACAGGTTTGCAAGGCTGCAGCCTCTGCTGTGCGTTTTACTTCTCTTCCATGTAATTCTTGTAAAAGGTGAAACGAAAGCCAACTCTCACTCAAGTTACGGGTTTAACGTTGGTTTAATTATGTTCAAGATAATGATTAGCCATGAGAGTTATTTCTAACAGATAGATCATCGGCTCACTACTAAATACTTCGATATTTTCCTTAAACATCAGTTATAACACCTTAAATGTGTGAGATTTTATCATAAACAACCTTTGCATATTAAATAATACGTAGAACTATTCATTATGTATTGTAATTCATGCTGTCAGCTTTTACGTGAGATCCGTattcttcacaaaaaaaaattttacacTTACAGCGATTCCGTGCGAGATTTCCCGATAGAAAATATTTAGTTTCTATAGGAAATGAATCGTTTCTCCTTAAATATCCGCATATAGCAAGC is a window from the Pyrus communis chromosome 16, drPyrComm1.1, whole genome shotgun sequence genome containing:
- the LOC137719698 gene encoding probable serine/threonine-protein kinase PBL9: MINEYLPIPTYGAKLYNFCVGEDRSASYRNHVSTDFMATHGYAAPEYIATGDCTAKCDVYSFGVVLLETLTGRRAVDKNRPSEEQNLVEWARRYLASKRKVVRIFDDRLEGQYSVGVDSWSS
- the LOC137720566 gene encoding receptor-like cytoplasmic kinase 176 → MGSCLSSRIKADSPHHNGLHSNSKVSSVSVTSTPRTEDEILQSCNLKSFAFNDLKTATRNFRPDSMVGEGGFGSVYKGWVDENSLTAAKPGTGMVIAVKRLNQEGLQGHKEWLTEINYLGQLHHENLVRLIGYCLEDDHRLLVYEFMPRGSLDNHLFRRASYFQPLSWNLRMKIAFGAAKGLAFLHSDKAKVIYRDFKTANILLDSTYNAKLSDFGLAKDGPAGDKSHVSTRVMGTYGYAAPEYMSTGHLTARSDVYSFGVVMLELLSGRRAVDKNRPSGEHNLVEWAKPYLASKRKVTQIFDGRIEGQYSLDEALRAVNLAIRCLAVEPKVRPTMDDVVKALEQLQEPSDSEGSGISQNEHHPNPHAHSNHAPKHRRHSINGVNNAATPHRPRASASPTPA